A region from the Falco rusticolus isolate bFalRus1 chromosome 4, bFalRus1.pri, whole genome shotgun sequence genome encodes:
- the BLVRA gene encoding biliverdin reductase A isoform X1 — protein MCKVNKMFGTVVVGVGIAGLARIRDLMNPMPSSPSEHLKLFGFVSRRSFGNINEAKQISLEDALRSKEIHAAFISTENRSHEENIRMFLEAGKHVLVEYPMALSAKAAHELWEMAEQKGKILHVEHIELLTEEYKQLKKEVAGKDLVKGTLHFTGSVLDENKTGFPAFSGIARLTWLIDLFGDLTVTSATREKQKDKNYSRMTVHFQTANKKPLTWIEERGPGMRREKKINFCFTSGCMENFPQAPRSAVGLFMQDQNLFAKKLLGQVSKEELAAEKWRILRCLDLAEVIQQHCEQLENICS, from the exons GTTAACAAAATGTTTGGGACGGTGGTGGTTGGAGTTGGAATTGCTGGCTTAGCACGAATCCGAGACTTGATGAATCCgatgccttccagcccttctgaGCACTTGAAACTCTTTGGATTTGTATCCAG GAGAAGTTTCGGCAATATTAATGAGGCCAAGCAGATTAGCCTGGAAGATGCTCTAAGAAGCAAAGAGATCCATGCAGCCTTCATcagcacagagaacagaagCCATGAAGAAAACATCAG aatgtttttagAAGCTGGGAAGCATGTCCTTGTTGAGTACCCCATGGCTTTGTCTGCTAAGGCGGCCCATGAGCTCTGGGAGATGGCTGAGCAGAAAG gtAAAATACTCCATGTGGAGCACATTGAGCTTCTGACGGAAGAGtacaagcagctgaaaaaagagGTGGCTGGGAAAGACCTGGTGAAGGGAACATTGCATTTCACAG GTAGTGTCCTcgatgaaaacaaaacaggattCCCAGCTTTCAGTGGAATTGCCCGACTGACCTGGCTGATTGACCTCTTTGGAGACCTCACTGTTACCTCTGCcaccagagaaaagcagaaggataAGAATTATTCCAGAATGACTGTTCACTTTCAGACTGCGAACAAGAA ACCTCTGACTTGGATTGAAGAAAGGGGACCAGGGATGAGACgtgaaaagaaaatcaacttCTGTTTCACAAGTGGTTGCATGGAGAACTTCCCTCAAGCCCCAAGGTCTGCTGTGGGCCTTTTCATGCAGGATCAGAACCTCTTTGCCAAAAAACTGCTGGGCCAGGTATCCaaggaggagctggctgctgaGAAATGGCGAATTTTGCGGTGTCTTGACCTTGCCGAGGTGATCCAACAGCACTGTGAacagctggagaatatttgttCCTGA
- the BLVRA gene encoding biliverdin reductase A isoform X2, with product MFGTVVVGVGIAGLARIRDLMNPMPSSPSEHLKLFGFVSRRSFGNINEAKQISLEDALRSKEIHAAFISTENRSHEENIRMFLEAGKHVLVEYPMALSAKAAHELWEMAEQKGKILHVEHIELLTEEYKQLKKEVAGKDLVKGTLHFTGSVLDENKTGFPAFSGIARLTWLIDLFGDLTVTSATREKQKDKNYSRMTVHFQTANKKPLTWIEERGPGMRREKKINFCFTSGCMENFPQAPRSAVGLFMQDQNLFAKKLLGQVSKEELAAEKWRILRCLDLAEVIQQHCEQLENICS from the exons ATGTTTGGGACGGTGGTGGTTGGAGTTGGAATTGCTGGCTTAGCACGAATCCGAGACTTGATGAATCCgatgccttccagcccttctgaGCACTTGAAACTCTTTGGATTTGTATCCAG GAGAAGTTTCGGCAATATTAATGAGGCCAAGCAGATTAGCCTGGAAGATGCTCTAAGAAGCAAAGAGATCCATGCAGCCTTCATcagcacagagaacagaagCCATGAAGAAAACATCAG aatgtttttagAAGCTGGGAAGCATGTCCTTGTTGAGTACCCCATGGCTTTGTCTGCTAAGGCGGCCCATGAGCTCTGGGAGATGGCTGAGCAGAAAG gtAAAATACTCCATGTGGAGCACATTGAGCTTCTGACGGAAGAGtacaagcagctgaaaaaagagGTGGCTGGGAAAGACCTGGTGAAGGGAACATTGCATTTCACAG GTAGTGTCCTcgatgaaaacaaaacaggattCCCAGCTTTCAGTGGAATTGCCCGACTGACCTGGCTGATTGACCTCTTTGGAGACCTCACTGTTACCTCTGCcaccagagaaaagcagaaggataAGAATTATTCCAGAATGACTGTTCACTTTCAGACTGCGAACAAGAA ACCTCTGACTTGGATTGAAGAAAGGGGACCAGGGATGAGACgtgaaaagaaaatcaacttCTGTTTCACAAGTGGTTGCATGGAGAACTTCCCTCAAGCCCCAAGGTCTGCTGTGGGCCTTTTCATGCAGGATCAGAACCTCTTTGCCAAAAAACTGCTGGGCCAGGTATCCaaggaggagctggctgctgaGAAATGGCGAATTTTGCGGTGTCTTGACCTTGCCGAGGTGATCCAACAGCACTGTGAacagctggagaatatttgttCCTGA